A single window of Kitasatospora sp. HUAS MG31 DNA harbors:
- a CDS encoding DUF2637 domain-containing protein has product MSETDPFAGQWRDINSVLTDKPKTNLTDAQKTIIGAVTGGALLIATLGFVGSYSAVRKLATHKGFGDFAYAFPIAVDAGIAVLLALDLLLTWRRIPYPMLRHVAWFLTGGTIAFNSAAAWGDEVAVGMHAVIPILFAIIVEAARHTVGRLADITVDRHIETPPLKRWLLSPISTYRIWRRQQLWHITSYTDVIRIERESFVYRAKLRGRYGRLWRRRAATHELLALRLARFGNPVRETLAEHETEVRSAETSETTASETRASLAMAETAGTGTSRTETGTKALPYETETGHRRETNRSETGGRDLASSETETSDSVYKTETARRDHTETAETTTRETGRETDTETRKVSRSQSRPKETGKVSPIGDRNPETEIDHLLGLMRDRGSETAVSLDDAITETGRPKSTAAKRLRAARDRYRETAA; this is encoded by the coding sequence GTGTCCGAGACCGACCCCTTCGCCGGCCAGTGGCGCGACATCAACAGCGTCCTGACCGACAAGCCCAAGACCAACCTCACCGACGCCCAGAAGACCATCATCGGCGCCGTCACCGGCGGCGCCCTCCTCATCGCCACCCTCGGCTTCGTCGGCTCCTACAGCGCCGTCCGCAAACTCGCCACCCACAAGGGCTTCGGCGACTTCGCCTACGCCTTCCCCATCGCCGTCGACGCCGGTATCGCCGTCCTCCTCGCCCTCGACCTCCTCCTCACCTGGCGCCGCATCCCCTACCCGATGCTCCGCCACGTCGCCTGGTTCCTCACCGGCGGCACCATCGCCTTCAACTCCGCCGCCGCATGGGGCGACGAGGTCGCCGTCGGCATGCACGCCGTCATCCCGATCCTCTTCGCGATCATCGTCGAAGCCGCCCGCCACACCGTCGGCCGCCTCGCCGACATCACCGTCGACCGCCACATCGAGACCCCGCCCCTCAAGCGCTGGCTCCTCAGCCCGATCTCCACCTACCGGATCTGGCGCCGGCAGCAGCTGTGGCACATCACCTCCTACACCGACGTCATCCGGATCGAGCGCGAGTCCTTCGTGTACCGGGCCAAGCTCCGGGGCCGGTACGGGCGACTCTGGCGCCGCCGGGCCGCGACCCACGAACTACTCGCGCTCCGGCTCGCCCGGTTCGGGAACCCAGTCCGCGAGACCCTCGCCGAGCACGAGACCGAAGTCCGGTCCGCCGAGACCAGCGAGACCACCGCCTCGGAGACCAGGGCCAGTCTCGCCATGGCGGAGACCGCCGGGACCGGGACCAGCAGGACCGAGACCGGGACCAAGGCTTTGCCGTACGAGACCGAGACCGGGCACCGCCGCGAGACCAACCGAAGCGAGACCGGCGGGCGAGACCTCGCATCAAGCGAGACCGAGACCAGCGACAGCGTCTACAAGACCGAGACCGCCCGCAGGGACCACACCGAGACCGCAGAGACCACCACCCGTGAGACCGGACGCGAGACCGACACCGAGACCCGCAAGGTCTCCCGGTCCCAGTCCCGCCCGAAGGAGACCGGCAAGGTCTCCCCGATCGGGGACCGGAACCCCGAGACCGAGATCGATCACCTCCTCGGTCTCATGCGAGACCGGGGATCCGAGACCGCGGTCAGTCTCGACGACGCCATCACCGAGACCGGCCGGCCGAAGTCCACCGCCGCGAAGCGCCTGAGGGCCGCACGAGACCGGTACCGCGAGACCGCCGCCTGA